One window of the Thermasporomyces composti genome contains the following:
- the nhaA gene encoding Na+/H+ antiporter NhaA, producing the protein MSEPPRPGPELRIHGPWLSPSVRSFLANETGGAFMLLLATMVALAWANSPWWETYEVFWRTPVSVSVGQTHLDLSVHDLVNDGAMALFFLVLGLEINEQLTTGSLRDRRTVMVPAFGALGGVAVPIAIYLAINPSGDAVHGWGTVMSTDTAFVLGILALFGPECPDALRLFLLTLAVVDDVVAITLMAVFYSSEVQPWALLAAAVIAVTIMVVRWIGVWRLTPYVLLGIALWAATFRAGVHPTLAGVLMGLLVSMRPTGVEHAKRLRIYGRALLEERSAERARMAQLAVAATVPAGERLQRAVHPWTAYVIVPVFGLANAGVHLDAELLRAAATSPVSLGVVAGLVVGKVVGISGASALALRTRLGVLPGQVRYSHLVGGAALSGIGFTISLFIAELAFGHPVLREEATIGILIASLVSAVAGSAFLRLMGRRWSLCSPESETPPDLPPPPWTAPERP; encoded by the coding sequence ATGAGCGAGCCTCCCCGGCCCGGGCCGGAGTTGCGGATCCACGGCCCGTGGCTCAGCCCGTCTGTCCGGTCCTTCCTCGCCAACGAGACCGGCGGGGCGTTCATGCTCCTCCTCGCCACCATGGTGGCGCTGGCGTGGGCCAACTCGCCGTGGTGGGAGACCTACGAGGTGTTCTGGCGGACACCTGTGTCGGTGTCGGTCGGCCAGACGCACCTCGACCTCAGCGTCCACGACCTGGTGAACGACGGGGCGATGGCCCTGTTCTTCCTGGTCCTGGGGCTCGAGATCAACGAGCAGCTCACCACGGGATCCCTGCGTGATCGGCGAACGGTGATGGTCCCAGCCTTCGGCGCCCTCGGCGGCGTCGCTGTGCCGATCGCCATCTACCTGGCCATCAACCCAAGCGGCGACGCTGTCCACGGATGGGGCACCGTGATGTCCACAGACACCGCGTTCGTCCTCGGCATCCTGGCGCTCTTCGGCCCCGAGTGCCCGGACGCACTCCGGCTGTTCCTCCTCACGCTGGCCGTGGTGGACGACGTCGTGGCCATCACCTTGATGGCCGTCTTCTACAGCTCGGAGGTGCAGCCGTGGGCGTTGCTCGCCGCGGCGGTCATCGCCGTGACGATCATGGTCGTGCGCTGGATCGGTGTCTGGCGCCTCACACCCTACGTGCTCCTGGGCATCGCCCTATGGGCGGCGACCTTCCGCGCCGGTGTGCACCCCACCCTCGCTGGTGTCCTCATGGGGCTGCTCGTGTCCATGCGACCGACTGGTGTGGAGCACGCGAAGCGCCTGCGGATCTACGGGCGAGCGCTCCTGGAGGAGCGGAGCGCCGAACGCGCACGGATGGCACAGCTCGCCGTGGCGGCCACCGTGCCGGCTGGAGAGCGGCTGCAGCGGGCCGTGCACCCGTGGACGGCGTACGTCATCGTGCCGGTGTTCGGCCTAGCGAACGCGGGCGTCCATCTCGACGCGGAGCTGCTGCGCGCCGCCGCCACCTCGCCGGTCAGCCTGGGCGTCGTGGCCGGCCTCGTGGTGGGCAAGGTGGTCGGGATCAGCGGGGCGTCGGCGCTAGCGCTGCGCACCCGTCTCGGCGTGCTCCCGGGACAGGTGCGCTACAGCCATCTGGTCGGTGGCGCGGCGCTGAGCGGGATCGGCTTCACGATCTCGCTGTTCATCGCCGAGCTCGCCTTCGGCCACCCAGTCCTGCGCGAGGAGGCCACGATCGGCATCCTGATCGCCTCGTTGGTCTCCGCCGTCGCGGGATCGGCGTTTCTGCGTCTGATGGGACGCCGCTGGTCCCTGTGCTCTCCGGAGTCGGAGACCCCACCCGACCTACCGCCGCCACCATGGACGGCGCCGGAGAGACCGTGA
- the egtD gene encoding L-histidine N(alpha)-methyltransferase, with protein sequence MTDRVTHQSGCREVVQLTRYLTDADLAASLARDVRDGLRRTPKSLPPKYFYDARGSALFERITTLPEYYPTRAEQAILAAHAAEIATRAGADTLVELGSGSSTKTRLLLDGMRAAQTLTRYIPVDVSDSALQGAIESLRVDYPDVDTHGVVADFERHLSLLPRVGTRLVAFLGGTIGNLTPGPRARFLAACRACLGESDRLLLGTDLVKNPDRLVRAYDDAAGVTADFNRNVLHVINRALDGDFVPEAFEHVALWDAEHEWIEMRLRSVVRQRVRIARLDLTVEFAEGEEMRTEVSAKFRRDGVERELAAAGLALEAWWTDPAGDFAVCLAAPV encoded by the coding sequence GTGACCGACCGCGTGACCCACCAGTCCGGCTGCCGCGAGGTGGTCCAGCTCACCCGCTACCTCACCGACGCGGACCTGGCCGCGAGCCTCGCCCGCGACGTCCGCGACGGACTGCGTCGTACGCCGAAGTCTCTGCCGCCGAAGTATTTCTACGACGCCCGGGGCAGCGCCCTCTTCGAGCGCATCACCACGTTGCCGGAGTACTACCCCACCCGTGCGGAGCAGGCGATCCTCGCCGCCCACGCGGCTGAGATCGCGACGCGGGCGGGAGCGGACACGCTGGTGGAGTTGGGCTCCGGCTCGTCGACGAAGACCCGACTGTTGCTGGACGGCATGCGGGCCGCTCAGACGCTCACTCGATACATCCCGGTCGATGTGAGCGACAGCGCCTTGCAGGGGGCGATCGAGTCCCTCCGGGTGGACTACCCAGACGTCGACACCCACGGCGTGGTCGCCGACTTTGAGCGCCACCTTTCCCTGCTGCCACGCGTGGGAACCCGTCTCGTCGCTTTCCTCGGCGGCACGATCGGCAACCTCACCCCGGGCCCCCGTGCGAGGTTCCTGGCCGCCTGTCGAGCCTGTCTCGGCGAGTCCGACCGCCTCCTCCTGGGCACCGACCTGGTGAAGAACCCGGACCGTCTGGTCCGCGCCTACGACGACGCGGCCGGTGTCACCGCCGACTTCAACCGGAACGTGCTCCATGTCATCAACCGGGCGCTGGACGGGGACTTCGTCCCAGAGGCGTTCGAGCATGTCGCGCTCTGGGACGCCGAGCACGAGTGGATCGAGATGCGGCTGCGCTCGGTCGTGCGCCAGCGGGTTCGCATCGCCCGTCTCGACCTCACCGTGGAGTTCGCCGAAGGCGAGGAGATGCGCACCGAGGTTTCGGCGAAGTTCCGCCGCGACGGTGTGGAGCGGGAGCTCGCGGCAGCCGGTCTCGCGCTCGAGGCGTGGTGGACCGACCCGGCCGGAGACTTCGCCGTCTGCCTCGCGGCGCCCGTCTAG
- a CDS encoding wax ester/triacylglycerol synthase domain-containing protein, whose protein sequence is MVGVARSLPSTARPRILVVSARIGGGHDAAARALIEAVRQRWPRAHIRWVDTLDAMGPGVGPAFCWTYATSVEHAPWLYELFYAATWHVGWFRRASKRFTGSWAGRRLAPEIDAFAPELILSTYPLGSGGLAWLRRHRGLTVPTLAWVTDFAPHPFWVYGDLDLTLVLHEVAVPVARIAEPSTNVAVSALPVQRDFRPGDQVAARRRYGLPSDAFVVLLSCGTFAFGVRESVVRALLDVDDRVHVVVACGRNRAALARLERLRVRLRHRDAHEGGHLRPAWRRLLPLGWTDDMAGVNQAADVVVTNAGGATALEAIATGRRVLMLDPIPAHGTANASLMAVAGLAEVCRSPAELAARVRTLVDEAGAEAPGLAAREPLPGQDLAGQVVELATNAVAASTVDPGELEVGTPGPVWPMRPQDAFFTRAERDGEPQELGVVLELEPPESGPPVDLDVLVRLFTERLPHLPPLRRQPMRRGAKLGWSPCVDVDVRAHLAERVVHSPEEAAEAIDAFWSTPIPRDRPLWQALLVRPPADGGYQLALKLHHSVGDGLSALGLLENLWDAEADPSRGAHAGDHIERGERGRIRPHGARRARGGLGEYGGLRTALQTLRGLARLAVQGGAPAHPLNRVASTPDGSQTEPSAASRTVVAAALAADELRRTARRHGVRTFELALAVMGEVVDRMLRPAGLLAPGRPLRAFVPLTVRPRTPWRVFGNWTTAVTVELPTGPLAPAERLARIRTGLHRGVARGEPVAAAFVTGLAGHLPAAAHAWFARHTYTSRFLNLVVTYLPGPRETRRLAGAKVRAIYPVAPLTRGVPLTIGMVTTGTTAGIGLLADRRLGLDAKTLTATVRDVMQDFAEG, encoded by the coding sequence GTGGTCGGTGTCGCGCGATCGTTGCCGTCCACCGCGCGCCCGCGCATCTTGGTCGTCTCGGCGAGGATCGGCGGTGGCCACGACGCCGCCGCCCGCGCGCTCATCGAGGCCGTCCGTCAGCGGTGGCCGCGCGCCCACATCCGGTGGGTCGACACGCTCGACGCGATGGGTCCCGGTGTCGGGCCGGCCTTCTGCTGGACCTACGCCACGAGTGTCGAGCACGCTCCGTGGCTCTACGAGCTGTTCTACGCCGCGACCTGGCACGTCGGGTGGTTCCGTCGGGCGTCCAAGCGCTTCACGGGGAGCTGGGCGGGTCGACGGTTGGCGCCGGAGATCGACGCTTTCGCCCCCGAGCTGATCCTGAGCACCTACCCGCTCGGCAGTGGAGGCTTGGCGTGGTTGCGCCGCCATCGAGGGCTCACCGTGCCCACGCTCGCGTGGGTCACTGACTTCGCTCCCCACCCCTTCTGGGTGTACGGCGACCTCGACCTCACGCTTGTGCTCCACGAGGTCGCTGTCCCGGTGGCCAGGATTGCTGAGCCGTCCACGAACGTCGCGGTGTCAGCACTGCCCGTGCAGCGAGACTTCCGACCCGGCGACCAGGTGGCCGCCAGGCGACGGTACGGCTTGCCCAGCGATGCCTTCGTCGTCCTGCTGTCGTGCGGAACCTTCGCGTTCGGCGTGCGTGAGTCGGTCGTACGCGCGCTCCTCGACGTGGACGACCGGGTTCACGTGGTCGTGGCGTGCGGGCGCAACCGTGCCGCACTCGCTCGACTCGAGCGACTGCGAGTTCGTCTCCGTCACCGGGACGCTCACGAGGGAGGCCACCTGCGTCCCGCCTGGCGCCGCCTGCTGCCGTTGGGGTGGACCGACGACATGGCCGGCGTCAACCAGGCCGCGGACGTCGTGGTGACCAACGCCGGTGGGGCGACGGCGCTGGAGGCGATCGCCACCGGTCGTCGGGTCCTCATGCTCGACCCGATCCCAGCGCACGGCACCGCCAACGCGAGCCTCATGGCGGTGGCCGGCCTGGCGGAGGTGTGCCGTTCACCAGCCGAGCTCGCCGCCAGGGTCCGCACCCTGGTCGACGAGGCCGGGGCGGAGGCGCCCGGGCTCGCCGCTCGCGAGCCGCTGCCAGGTCAGGACCTCGCGGGTCAGGTGGTCGAGCTCGCGACCAACGCGGTGGCCGCCTCGACCGTGGACCCCGGTGAGCTCGAGGTCGGCACACCGGGGCCGGTCTGGCCCATGCGCCCGCAGGACGCCTTCTTCACCAGGGCCGAGCGTGACGGTGAGCCGCAGGAGCTCGGCGTGGTGCTGGAGCTCGAGCCTCCGGAGTCGGGACCACCTGTCGACCTCGACGTCCTCGTCCGGCTCTTCACCGAGCGTCTCCCACACCTTCCACCGCTGCGGCGGCAGCCGATGCGACGGGGGGCGAAGCTCGGCTGGTCACCCTGCGTCGACGTGGACGTGCGGGCTCACCTCGCCGAACGAGTCGTCCACTCGCCGGAGGAGGCCGCGGAGGCGATCGACGCGTTCTGGTCGACGCCGATCCCACGGGACAGGCCGCTGTGGCAGGCCCTCCTCGTCCGCCCACCGGCCGACGGCGGTTACCAGCTGGCCCTCAAGCTCCACCACAGCGTCGGCGACGGGCTGTCCGCCCTCGGGCTGCTCGAGAACCTCTGGGACGCTGAAGCCGACCCGAGCCGAGGGGCCCACGCAGGTGACCACATCGAGCGCGGAGAACGAGGGCGGATCCGGCCGCATGGAGCACGTCGGGCGCGTGGCGGGCTCGGGGAGTATGGCGGCCTCCGTACCGCGCTCCAGACGCTGCGAGGTTTGGCCCGTCTAGCGGTCCAAGGGGGCGCGCCCGCCCACCCGCTCAACAGGGTGGCCTCCACGCCCGATGGGTCTCAGACGGAACCGTCTGCGGCCTCTCGGACGGTCGTGGCGGCCGCGCTGGCGGCCGACGAGCTTCGCCGGACGGCGCGTCGCCACGGCGTCCGCACGTTCGAGCTGGCGCTCGCCGTGATGGGTGAGGTCGTGGACCGCATGCTCCGACCGGCCGGCCTGCTCGCACCCGGTCGACCCCTGCGCGCGTTCGTTCCGCTCACGGTCCGACCGCGCACACCGTGGCGGGTGTTCGGCAACTGGACCACCGCAGTCACGGTGGAGCTGCCGACCGGACCGCTGGCGCCAGCGGAGCGACTCGCTCGGATCCGAACCGGTCTCCACCGTGGCGTCGCGCGCGGCGAGCCCGTGGCGGCCGCGTTCGTCACAGGGCTCGCGGGACATCTCCCGGCCGCGGCTCATGCCTGGTTCGCTCGGCACACCTACACCAGCCGATTCCTCAACCTGGTTGTGACGTACCTGCCCGGTCCACGTGAGACACGCCGCCTCGCCGGCGCGAAGGTGCGCGCGATCTATCCGGTGGCGCCTTTGACTCGAGGGGTTCCGCTGACCATCGGAATGGTCACCACCGGCACCACGGCGGGGATCGGCCTGCTCGCTGACAGGAGGCTCGGCCTAGACGCCAAGACGCTGACCGCGACCGTCCGCGACGTCATGCAGGACTTCGCGGAGGGCTGA
- a CDS encoding CobW family GTP-binding protein, which produces MADPLPITILTSTSEVLRQTAVSALLCDVPRLVVLQHDLDTRRGDEPLRRVVYDLEGVVESGSVPLEHACLSCALREDVVPALVRLALRGRWERAILALPVTAEPGLVLDALTVGVVAGRPVSSVIRPGGVVATVDLTSVVADLFGDDLLIERGMAMTSDDRRAVGEVLAHQIECADVVATSGRPVPGDREAAVLRHLAPASSMVGDVHELDWIEALRHAGQAQGPARGDYRRAVLPPATEEHGVWTVDLTSWRPVHPARLHDRIVELAGGRQRSRGWFWLPTRPHAVCGWDNAGGQLSIGTVGRWSSTPRHTRIVVTGIDDSRARLREVFEGVLMTDSELARGLAHWEDRDDGFSPWLGEIDEAA; this is translated from the coding sequence ATGGCGGACCCGCTGCCGATCACCATCCTCACGTCGACGAGCGAGGTTCTGCGGCAGACCGCCGTCTCGGCGCTCCTGTGCGACGTCCCGCGGTTGGTCGTTCTCCAGCACGACCTTGACACCCGCCGAGGTGACGAGCCACTCCGCCGAGTGGTCTACGACCTCGAGGGTGTGGTGGAGAGCGGCAGCGTCCCGCTCGAGCACGCGTGCTTGAGCTGTGCGTTGCGGGAAGACGTCGTCCCCGCTCTCGTGCGCCTCGCGCTTCGCGGTCGGTGGGAAAGGGCCATCCTCGCCCTGCCCGTCACGGCCGAGCCGGGTCTGGTCCTCGACGCGTTGACCGTGGGCGTGGTCGCCGGACGTCCGGTCTCCTCGGTCATCCGCCCAGGTGGTGTGGTGGCCACGGTCGACCTGACCAGCGTGGTGGCTGACCTGTTCGGTGACGACTTGCTCATCGAGCGGGGTATGGCGATGACCTCCGACGACCGACGGGCGGTCGGCGAGGTCCTGGCTCACCAGATCGAATGCGCCGACGTGGTGGCAACGTCGGGGCGGCCCGTGCCGGGTGATCGCGAGGCCGCGGTCCTGCGACATCTCGCGCCCGCGTCGTCGATGGTGGGGGACGTCCACGAGCTGGACTGGATCGAGGCACTTCGCCACGCGGGTCAAGCGCAGGGACCCGCGCGTGGGGACTATCGGCGTGCGGTCCTCCCGCCCGCCACCGAGGAGCACGGCGTGTGGACGGTGGATCTCACCTCGTGGCGTCCGGTCCACCCGGCTCGGCTCCACGACCGGATCGTCGAGTTGGCCGGGGGTCGTCAACGCAGTCGCGGGTGGTTCTGGTTGCCGACGCGACCGCACGCGGTGTGCGGCTGGGACAATGCGGGTGGCCAGCTGAGCATCGGCACGGTGGGACGGTGGTCCAGCACCCCGCGGCATACCCGCATCGTCGTGACCGGGATCGACGACAGTCGTGCGAGGCTGCGAGAGGTCTTCGAAGGCGTGCTGATGACCGACTCCGAGCTCGCCCGCGGGCTAGCGCACTGGGAGGACCGCGACGACGGCTTCTCCCCGTGGCTGGGCGAGATCGACGAGGCGGCCTGA
- a CDS encoding DMT family transporter → MGPGDALAVLFALSAAASFGGAAALQERAAHRVPDTGLASVRLLLALLRQEGFVPSLWLAMLGFVLQAVALRFGPLTLVQPLLITGTLFFIGFTCVIRRQSPDLWLVVGSVLALAGLTAFMLVAQPSGQANEFHPSRSIPLVIGLVATVVGCLFLARRLSGGVRALPLAVATAICYGVTAGLVRSLAASFDGDLLWLVGQWRLYAIALVGAAGFALNQQAYQKGIIGVLAVATITVGDPAVSIGVGVAWLGESIRGGPWATFGEVVSLLVVAGAIVLLAARSQRLGGRMAGKPTHTVQAIDRD, encoded by the coding sequence GTGGGCCCGGGTGACGCGCTCGCCGTCCTCTTCGCGCTGAGCGCGGCGGCGTCCTTCGGCGGTGCCGCAGCATTGCAGGAGAGAGCCGCCCACCGAGTCCCCGACACCGGCCTGGCCAGCGTCCGGCTGCTGTTGGCGCTCCTCCGGCAGGAGGGTTTCGTGCCGAGCCTGTGGCTGGCGATGCTCGGGTTCGTCCTCCAGGCGGTGGCCTTGCGGTTCGGTCCGCTGACCCTCGTCCAGCCTTTGCTCATCACCGGGACGCTGTTCTTCATCGGCTTCACCTGCGTGATTCGTCGGCAGTCTCCCGACCTGTGGCTGGTTGTCGGGAGCGTCTTGGCCCTGGCCGGTCTCACCGCCTTCATGCTGGTCGCGCAGCCGTCCGGTCAGGCGAACGAGTTCCACCCGAGCAGGTCGATCCCGCTCGTCATCGGCCTGGTGGCGACGGTCGTCGGCTGCCTGTTCCTCGCTCGGCGACTCTCCGGCGGCGTGCGCGCCTTGCCCCTCGCCGTGGCGACGGCGATCTGCTATGGGGTCACCGCCGGTCTGGTTCGCAGTCTGGCCGCCAGCTTCGACGGCGACCTGCTCTGGCTCGTCGGGCAGTGGCGGCTCTACGCGATTGCGCTCGTAGGGGCGGCCGGCTTCGCGCTCAACCAGCAGGCCTACCAGAAGGGCATCATCGGTGTCCTCGCGGTTGCCACGATCACGGTGGGGGATCCTGCGGTCTCGATCGGCGTCGGCGTGGCGTGGCTGGGGGAGTCCATCCGGGGCGGACCATGGGCCACCTTCGGGGAGGTGGTGTCGCTGTTGGTGGTCGCGGGCGCCATCGTGCTGCTCGCCGCTCGGTCTCAGCGCCTCGGCGGGCGGATGGCCGGGAAGCCGACGCACACCGTCCAAGCGATCGATCGCGACTGA
- a CDS encoding sialidase family protein — protein sequence MSRRLLPALVLPALVLPAIPAALHPSPATASDAGSDRATVTTTSEPFFDEQVLYRRGEEGYSCFRIPAIVRTTDGTLLAFAEGRVTDCGDDGDIDLVVKRSTDGGATWSPLRVVLEGHGETRGNPMPVVDERTGRVVLFTTRNGPDPCANGCDRDPFVQISEDNGLTWSPARELPELKLPEWNHWYATGPVHGIQLKRGPHAGRLVISANHESYDAATGEHVYGVHLAYSDDGGETWRLGAIVDHSDGSVRPNETTLVELTDGRIYVNVREHGTDPGHRGYVTSSDGGETFDGPVRTVPELQAPTVQGALLRLRATDEGDAYDRILFSSPAHPASREAMTVRSSYDEARTWETWQEGKVINWGFSAYSDMVKLGEDTIGLLYEHGANDPYQEIRFARFNEAFLATPNGVPPNVPEPPAPGPRTPDLSPYGNDGYVRGGAQRGEGVFGSALVLDRIDDRVEIPYSPSLDLGDGDFTWSAWIRYTATSGSHAILWAYRVGISATPAVWLRAEPSQNRIRAFISTEEGNRSVASVGAYNDGEWHHVVLQRTKGRFVLRVDGAEVAATEAPPGSVTAGKDFGIWGVHVGQRLDGFDRFRGAIDEVRIYRRALSEAELERVRTRNTPIKGKLSLWLPFERVETPPPEPGATTPDLSSYGNHGYVRGGATLTEGRFGTGIGLDGEDDRVEVPYSDSLALGEDDFTWTVWIRYDATSGGHAILWAHQQGSGPTPQVWLRAEPASDRIRALIATAEGTATVASPSAYNDGEWHHVVLQRADERFVLWVDGTRVAETTAPSGSVTAADVDGLHVGQRLDGADRFRGTIDEVRIYRRALSPAELERIRHSNDAIGDGLVLWHPYSAIDPE from the coding sequence ATGAGCCGACGCCTCCTTCCCGCCCTCGTGCTTCCCGCGCTCGTCCTCCCCGCGATCCCCGCCGCACTCCACCCTTCGCCAGCCACCGCGTCCGACGCCGGCTCGGACCGAGCGACTGTCACAACCACCTCGGAGCCGTTCTTCGACGAGCAGGTCCTCTACCGGCGCGGTGAGGAGGGCTACTCCTGCTTCCGCATCCCCGCGATCGTCCGCACGACCGACGGGACACTGCTCGCCTTCGCCGAAGGTCGGGTCACCGACTGCGGCGACGACGGTGACATCGACCTGGTCGTGAAACGCTCCACCGACGGTGGCGCCACCTGGTCGCCGCTCCGCGTGGTCCTCGAGGGCCATGGGGAGACCCGCGGCAACCCGATGCCGGTCGTCGACGAGCGCACCGGCCGCGTCGTCCTCTTCACCACCCGCAACGGACCGGATCCCTGCGCCAACGGCTGCGATCGAGACCCCTTCGTCCAGATCAGCGAGGACAACGGCCTCACGTGGTCACCCGCACGTGAACTTCCCGAGCTGAAGCTGCCGGAGTGGAACCATTGGTACGCCACCGGTCCGGTGCACGGCATCCAGCTCAAGCGAGGTCCCCACGCCGGCCGACTGGTGATCAGCGCGAACCACGAGTCCTACGACGCCGCGACCGGCGAGCACGTCTACGGCGTGCACCTGGCCTACAGCGACGACGGAGGCGAGACCTGGCGCCTCGGAGCGATCGTCGACCACTCCGACGGCTCGGTGCGACCCAACGAGACGACGCTGGTGGAGCTGACCGACGGCCGGATCTACGTCAACGTGCGGGAGCACGGCACCGATCCCGGCCATCGCGGCTACGTGACCAGCAGCGACGGAGGCGAGACCTTCGATGGGCCGGTCCGGACCGTCCCCGAGCTGCAGGCGCCAACCGTGCAAGGCGCCCTGTTGCGGCTGCGCGCCACCGACGAGGGCGACGCCTACGACCGCATCCTGTTCTCGTCCCCCGCCCACCCCGCCTCCCGCGAGGCGATGACCGTCCGGTCTTCGTACGACGAGGCTCGCACCTGGGAGACCTGGCAGGAAGGAAAGGTCATCAACTGGGGCTTCTCGGCGTACTCGGACATGGTGAAGCTCGGTGAGGACACGATCGGCTTGCTCTACGAGCACGGCGCCAATGACCCATACCAGGAGATCCGGTTCGCTCGTTTCAACGAGGCCTTCCTCGCGACCCCGAACGGCGTCCCGCCCAATGTCCCCGAGCCTCCCGCGCCCGGGCCGCGCACGCCGGATCTCTCGCCGTACGGCAACGACGGCTACGTCCGCGGCGGCGCGCAGCGCGGCGAGGGCGTGTTCGGAAGCGCGCTCGTCCTGGACCGCATCGACGATCGGGTCGAGATCCCGTACTCACCCTCGCTCGATCTCGGCGACGGCGACTTCACGTGGTCGGCGTGGATTCGCTACACCGCGACCTCCGGTAGCCACGCCATCCTGTGGGCGTACCGGGTGGGCATCTCCGCGACTCCGGCGGTCTGGCTGCGCGCCGAGCCCTCCCAGAACCGCATCCGCGCCTTCATCAGCACCGAGGAGGGCAACCGCTCCGTCGCCTCGGTGGGCGCCTACAACGACGGCGAGTGGCACCACGTCGTCCTCCAGCGAACCAAGGGCAGGTTCGTGTTGCGTGTGGACGGGGCCGAAGTCGCGGCCACGGAGGCGCCCCCGGGCTCGGTGACGGCGGGCAAGGACTTCGGAATCTGGGGTGTTCACGTCGGGCAGCGCCTCGACGGCTTCGACCGCTTCCGCGGGGCGATCGACGAGGTGCGGATCTACCGGCGTGCGCTCTCGGAGGCGGAGCTGGAGCGAGTTCGCACACGCAATACGCCCATCAAAGGAAAGCTTTCCCTCTGGCTTCCCTTCGAGCGAGTCGAGACCCCGCCGCCGGAGCCAGGAGCCACCACACCGGATCTCTCGTCGTACGGCAACCACGGGTACGTGCGCGGCGGTGCCACCCTCACCGAGGGACGCTTCGGCACGGGGATCGGACTTGATGGCGAGGACGATCGGGTCGAGGTCCCGTACAGTGACTCGCTCGCCCTGGGCGAGGACGACTTCACCTGGACAGTATGGATTCGGTACGACGCCACATCGGGAGGGCACGCGATCCTCTGGGCCCACCAACAAGGCTCAGGTCCCACGCCGCAGGTGTGGCTGCGGGCCGAGCCCGCGAGCGACCGGATCCGTGCCCTCATCGCGACCGCTGAGGGCACCGCGACGGTGGCGTCCCCGTCGGCCTACAACGACGGCGAGTGGCACCACGTGGTCCTCCAGCGAGCCGACGAACGGTTCGTGCTCTGGGTGGACGGCACGCGGGTCGCCGAGACGACCGCGCCGAGCGGATCGGTGACAGCCGCCGACGTCGACGGCCTCCACGTCGGGCAACGACTCGACGGCGCCGACCGCTTCCGCGGAACCATCGACGAGGTACGGATCTACCGACGTGCCCTCTCACCGGCTGAGCTGGAGCGGATCCGGCACAGCAACGACGCCATCGGCGACGGACTCGTCCTGTGGCACCCCTACTCCGCCATCGATCCGGAGTAA
- a CDS encoding DsbA family protein codes for MPALEVGRVDRSRVARSARHTGRMSDEVVEHIRGALDAPVTVLEYGDYECPYCAAAAPVLRELVEMSDGVVRLVFRNFPLFETHPHALTAALAVESTQLSGVFWEMHDLLFKRQHRLDDAALRGYADAVGADPDLAVGEPAQRFVPKVRSDYAAGVRQGVRGTPTLFVNDEPYADRVELRALQRATGLSRSLRRRPWWRR; via the coding sequence ATGCCTGCCCTCGAGGTGGGGCGGGTCGACCGGAGCCGAGTCGCGCGCTCGGCGCGGCACACTGGACGGATGTCGGACGAGGTGGTCGAGCACATCCGGGGCGCTCTCGACGCACCGGTGACGGTCCTCGAGTACGGCGACTACGAATGTCCCTACTGCGCGGCCGCCGCGCCGGTTCTGCGTGAGCTGGTCGAGATGTCCGACGGCGTGGTTCGTCTCGTCTTCCGCAATTTCCCGCTCTTCGAGACCCATCCGCACGCCCTGACCGCCGCCCTGGCCGTGGAGTCGACGCAGTTGAGCGGTGTCTTCTGGGAGATGCACGACCTGCTGTTCAAGCGACAGCACCGACTCGACGACGCAGCCCTGCGCGGGTACGCCGACGCGGTCGGCGCCGACCCGGACCTGGCCGTCGGAGAGCCCGCGCAACGTTTCGTCCCAAAGGTGCGCAGCGACTACGCGGCTGGTGTCCGCCAGGGCGTGCGCGGCACCCCGACCCTGTTCGTCAACGACGAGCCGTACGCCGATCGGGTCGAGCTTCGCGCCCTCCAACGGGCGACTGGTCTGTCACGGTCTCTCCGGCGCCGTCCATGGTGGCGGCGGTAG